A part of Paenibacillus donghaensis genomic DNA contains:
- a CDS encoding carbohydrate ABC transporter permease, which translates to MVTKFTPKLGNILMLALAALWLVPLLWMTVTAFRPRHAALSGLFSLDFTLANFATVWSAAPFATYYFNTILIVVCVFAVQMLTASMAAFAFARVTFAGSSIVFLLFLVQIMIPADVLIFPNYNVLKQLSLLDTKLGIMLPFLASAFGIFLLRQVFKTIPAELEEAALIEGCSKWQVLWRIYFPLARPTYVAFALVSISYQWNNFLWPLIITNSVENRPLTVGLSIFAQSFEIGVQWTEVSAATLLVITPLLLIFLVFQRQFIESFMHSGIK; encoded by the coding sequence ATGGTAACCAAATTCACACCCAAGCTGGGAAATATATTGATGCTGGCGCTGGCAGCCCTCTGGCTGGTTCCGCTGCTCTGGATGACAGTCACGGCGTTCCGTCCCAGGCATGCGGCGCTGTCGGGTCTGTTCTCGCTGGACTTCACTTTAGCCAACTTTGCTACGGTCTGGTCGGCGGCGCCGTTTGCTACGTATTATTTCAACACGATTCTGATTGTGGTTTGCGTGTTTGCCGTGCAGATGCTGACGGCCAGCATGGCCGCTTTTGCTTTTGCCCGCGTAACCTTTGCCGGCAGCAGCATCGTGTTCCTGCTGTTTCTGGTGCAGATAATGATTCCCGCCGATGTGCTGATCTTCCCCAACTACAACGTTCTGAAGCAGCTGTCACTGCTGGATACGAAGCTGGGCATTATGCTGCCTTTCCTGGCTTCGGCATTCGGAATCTTCCTGCTGCGCCAGGTGTTCAAGACGATTCCCGCCGAGCTGGAGGAGGCGGCGCTGATCGAAGGCTGCAGCAAATGGCAGGTGCTGTGGCGGATTTATTTTCCGCTGGCCCGGCCGACCTATGTGGCCTTTGCGCTCGTATCGATTAGCTATCAGTGGAATAACTTTCTCTGGCCGCTGATCATCACCAATTCGGTGGAGAACCGGCCGCTTACGGTGGGGCTGTCGATTTTTGCCCAGTCATTCGAGATTGGGGTGCAGTGGACAGAGGTCAGCGCGGCTACGCTGCTGGTAATCACCCCGCTGCTGCTGATCTTCCTGGTGTTCCAGCGCCAGTTCATCGAGAGCTTCATGCATTCCGGCATTAAATAG
- a CDS encoding carbohydrate ABC transporter permease, with the protein MKRTRPWLLLISKMKASLRRNGFAWLLLLPSLLFLLLFTFYPILLTLRLSLFQADLSAPEPVFTGLDNYRTMFQDEVFHKVMSNNVLFALGTVPLGIALALLMAVFANKALHGRGFMRSAFFYPTLIPMIAVANIWLFIYTPEYGFMSRVLSWFGVNDINWLGTPGLVMWAMILMIIWKEAGFFMIFYLAGLQNISKELYEAAHVDGVSRFTVFRRITFPLLMPTTLFVSIVALTNAYKLVDHLMIMTRGGPNNSSNLLLYYIYETAFSFWDQGMASALTVVMIAVLLLIAAVQFFGLDRRIHYN; encoded by the coding sequence ATGAAGCGGACCAGGCCCTGGCTTCTTTTAATAAGTAAGATGAAGGCCAGTCTGAGAAGAAATGGGTTCGCCTGGCTGCTGCTGCTGCCCTCGCTGTTGTTTCTGCTGCTGTTCACGTTCTATCCGATTCTGCTAACGCTGCGGCTGAGCTTGTTCCAGGCAGACCTGTCCGCGCCGGAGCCGGTCTTCACCGGCCTCGACAATTACCGCACCATGTTTCAAGACGAGGTCTTTCACAAGGTTATGAGCAACAATGTGCTGTTTGCGCTGGGGACGGTTCCACTCGGAATCGCCCTGGCGCTTCTAATGGCTGTGTTCGCCAACAAGGCGCTGCACGGCAGAGGTTTTATGCGTTCGGCTTTCTTTTATCCGACGCTGATCCCGATGATCGCAGTAGCTAACATATGGCTGTTTATTTATACACCGGAGTATGGATTTATGAGCAGGGTGCTGTCCTGGTTCGGCGTGAACGATATCAATTGGCTGGGCACACCGGGGCTGGTGATGTGGGCGATGATCCTGATGATCATCTGGAAGGAAGCGGGATTCTTTATGATTTTTTACCTCGCCGGTCTGCAAAATATCTCCAAAGAGTTGTATGAGGCCGCTCATGTCGATGGGGTGAGCCGGTTCACGGTATTCCGCAGAATCACCTTCCCGCTACTGATGCCTACCACACTGTTCGTCAGTATTGTTGCGCTCACCAACGCCTACAAGCTGGTCGACCATCTGATGATTATGACCCGGGGCGGTCCCAACAACTCCAGTAATCTGCTGCTCTATTACATCTACGAGACAGCGTTCAGCTTCTGGGATCAGGGGATGGCGTCCGCGTTGACGGTGGTTATGATTGCCGTGCTGCTGCTGATTGCGGCGGTACAGTTTTTTGGCCTGGATCGCAGAATCCACTATAACTAA
- a CDS encoding carbohydrate binding domain-containing protein: MRIRQWFIALLAVVVITGSVLPAPMAAGAGEVTTERILVSNFEDGTAQGWTAKGSEVVTVSGSVYRSGSHSLYISGRTQDWEGPNYGFASTLAANSSYAVRAWVKLDAGASAADIKLTMMSVQGGILPLFDAYR; encoded by the coding sequence ATGAGGATCAGACAATGGTTCATAGCTTTGCTGGCGGTTGTAGTTATCACAGGGAGTGTTCTTCCGGCTCCAATGGCAGCAGGTGCAGGTGAGGTGACGACAGAGCGAATTCTGGTGTCAAATTTCGAAGACGGTACTGCCCAAGGCTGGACGGCCAAAGGAAGTGAAGTCGTGACTGTATCCGGCAGCGTCTATCGCAGCGGCTCCCACAGCCTGTACATATCCGGCCGCACCCAGGATTGGGAGGGACCGAACTATGGGTTCGCCAGCACGCTTGCTGCGAACAGCAGCTATGCCGTACGAGCCTGGGTCAAGCTGGATGCCGGTGCATCCGCGGCAGACATTAAGCTGACGATGATGAGTGTGCAGGGCGGCATCTTACCGCTATTCGACGCCTATAGATAG
- a CDS encoding sugar phosphate isomerase/epimerase family protein: MTSLQSCAVSTYVYINRPLVEAIELLAAAGWKHIEIMCEGRHGELLDWTEVQLASLARMGQAQGIRWSIHSPITGCNPATADEQQRAAAEALLLDTLCVAEALGCSYVVLHAGELDTEGEATAGLREAAQARVVLFLQRILAETAGSETVIALENVPPYPGLLGTEVTELLELAYAGGFRPRRPGVRQRPCSDGRQGPLPAYDAAGHVPPGRAASQRQCRRTG, translated from the coding sequence ATGACGTCATTACAGAGCTGCGCGGTATCTACCTATGTCTACATCAACCGTCCGCTGGTGGAGGCTATTGAATTACTGGCCGCTGCGGGCTGGAAGCATATTGAGATTATGTGCGAGGGCAGGCATGGCGAGCTGCTGGACTGGACGGAAGTCCAGCTGGCTTCGCTGGCCCGCATGGGCCAGGCCCAGGGTATCCGCTGGAGCATCCATTCGCCGATCACCGGCTGCAATCCGGCAACGGCGGATGAGCAGCAGCGGGCTGCGGCGGAAGCACTGCTGCTGGACACGCTGTGCGTTGCGGAAGCGCTGGGCTGCAGCTATGTGGTGCTGCATGCCGGGGAGCTGGACACGGAAGGCGAGGCCACCGCCGGGCTGCGGGAAGCGGCCCAGGCGCGGGTTGTGCTGTTCCTCCAGCGGATATTGGCGGAGACCGCAGGCTCCGAGACGGTTATCGCGCTGGAGAATGTCCCTCCGTACCCCGGCCTGCTGGGGACGGAGGTCACGGAGCTGCTGGAGCTGGCCTACGCGGGTGGCTTCCGCCCGCGTAGGCCTGGTGTTCGACAGCGGCCATGCTCTGATGGCAGGCAAGGACCGCTGCCTGCTTATGATGCAGCAGGCCATGTCCCGCCTGGTCGCGCTGCATCTCAGCGACAATGCCGGAGAACAGGATGA
- a CDS encoding 5'-3' exonuclease, which translates to MSTETKGRVMLVDGMALLFRAFYATSYGGYIRKTKAGLPTNAVYGFLQYFFDAVSTYEPSHVVCCWDMGKGTFRTEKYSGYKSNRIEAPLELVPQFELVKEVVSELGVPNIGLVGYEADDCIGTLASCFSEESEVYILTGDHDMLQLVNERVKVVIMKKGRSNYKVYDPAVLLEEKGLTAPQVIDLKGFMGDTSDNYPGVRGIGEKTALKLLADHGTIDGVIANLHLLPKGVRAKIEADLDMLHLSRELAEIRCDVPVVCTLADSLWQLQRENAARKFHELEFGSLMHLIAEAEEELGIVQIELGDLG; encoded by the coding sequence ATGAGCACAGAAACCAAAGGCCGGGTAATGCTTGTAGACGGAATGGCGCTGCTGTTCCGGGCCTTCTATGCGACTTCCTATGGAGGATATATCCGCAAGACGAAGGCCGGATTACCGACGAATGCGGTTTATGGATTTTTGCAATATTTTTTCGATGCGGTCAGTACGTATGAACCGTCTCATGTCGTCTGCTGCTGGGATATGGGCAAAGGAACGTTTCGTACAGAGAAATACAGCGGGTATAAATCAAACCGGATCGAAGCTCCCCTGGAGCTGGTCCCGCAATTTGAACTGGTCAAAGAAGTTGTATCAGAGCTTGGGGTGCCTAATATCGGGCTTGTGGGGTATGAGGCAGACGATTGCATCGGTACATTGGCGTCCTGCTTCAGCGAGGAGTCCGAGGTATACATCCTGACCGGAGATCATGATATGCTGCAGCTGGTGAATGAGCGGGTTAAGGTCGTTATTATGAAAAAAGGCCGCTCCAACTACAAGGTATACGATCCGGCCGTGCTGCTGGAGGAGAAGGGACTGACTGCGCCGCAGGTGATCGACCTCAAAGGGTTCATGGGCGATACCAGCGACAACTATCCAGGCGTGCGCGGAATCGGCGAGAAGACGGCGCTGAAGCTGCTGGCTGATCATGGCACCATAGACGGCGTTATCGCGAACCTGCATCTGCTGCCTAAGGGTGTCCGTGCCAAAATCGAGGCCGATCTCGACATGCTGCATTTGTCCCGTGAGCTGGCGGAGATTCGTTGTGATGTGCCAGTCGTCTGCACCTTGGCGGACAGCCTGTGGCAGCTGCAGCGGGAGAACGCCGCCCGCAAATTCCACGAGCTGGAGTTCGGCAGCCTGATGCATCTGATTGCCGAAGCGGAGGAAGAGCTGGGCATCGTGCAGATCGAGCTGGGCGATTTGGGCTAG
- a CDS encoding ABC transporter substrate-binding protein, with product MRKVNVMVMTATLGMSVLAGCGSNTNTNNNNNDTGNGNSNAAGEAAAAAADNGAKTELTYYYPIAVGGPLTATIEAMTADFMKENPDIVVKPVYTGSYADTAVKTQAGVQAKQPPDVAVLQSTELFSLLDMDAIIPLDDFIAQEGGDTYLSDFYPAFMENSQTEGKTYSIPFQRSTIVLYYNKDRFKAAGLDPEKPPATWAEMQEYAVKLAGDGKWGLEIPVTGYAYWMLQTFALQNGNNLMTPDGKKVMFNTPENVEGLQYWVDLAAKHKAMPGGVTDWSTVPSDFLEGKTAMMYHTTGNLTNVKKNASFDFGVSFLPAQKQYGSPTGGGNFYIFKDIDKKKQEAAWKFVKFMTETERAAQWSMDTGYVAVKKSAYETERMKAYAAEFPAALIARDQLEHAAAELSTHNNGRIVKILSDSVQAALTNELTPAEALQKAQDEADQALASFNK from the coding sequence TGGTTATGACGGCTACATTGGGAATGTCAGTGCTGGCAGGCTGCGGCAGCAACACGAACACGAACAACAACAATAACGATACTGGCAATGGGAACAGCAACGCGGCTGGTGAAGCGGCTGCCGCTGCGGCGGACAACGGAGCCAAGACGGAGCTGACCTACTATTATCCGATTGCTGTTGGAGGACCGCTGACGGCTACCATTGAAGCCATGACTGCAGACTTCATGAAGGAGAACCCGGATATTGTGGTTAAGCCGGTATACACCGGCAGCTATGCCGATACAGCGGTCAAAACACAGGCCGGAGTCCAGGCGAAACAGCCGCCTGATGTAGCGGTATTGCAGTCCACCGAGCTGTTCAGCCTGCTGGATATGGATGCGATTATTCCGCTGGATGATTTCATCGCGCAGGAGGGCGGAGATACTTATCTATCCGACTTCTATCCGGCTTTTATGGAGAATTCCCAGACAGAGGGCAAGACCTACAGTATTCCGTTCCAGCGCAGCACCATAGTTCTGTATTACAACAAGGATAGGTTCAAGGCTGCCGGACTGGACCCGGAGAAGCCGCCTGCAACCTGGGCAGAAATGCAGGAATACGCGGTCAAGCTGGCGGGTGACGGCAAGTGGGGACTGGAGATTCCGGTGACCGGCTACGCCTACTGGATGCTGCAGACCTTCGCGTTGCAGAACGGCAACAATCTGATGACTCCTGACGGCAAAAAAGTAATGTTCAACACCCCCGAGAATGTCGAGGGTCTACAGTATTGGGTCGATCTGGCCGCGAAGCACAAGGCTATGCCTGGCGGCGTAACCGATTGGAGCACCGTGCCTTCCGACTTCCTGGAAGGGAAAACGGCGATGATGTACCATACCACCGGCAACCTGACCAATGTCAAGAAGAATGCCAGTTTTGATTTCGGCGTCAGCTTCCTGCCGGCACAGAAGCAATATGGCAGCCCTACCGGCGGCGGCAACTTCTATATTTTCAAGGATATCGACAAGAAGAAGCAGGAAGCGGCCTGGAAATTCGTTAAGTTCATGACCGAAACCGAACGTGCGGCACAGTGGAGCATGGATACCGGCTATGTAGCGGTGAAGAAGTCGGCGTATGAAACCGAACGGATGAAGGCCTATGCCGCTGAGTTCCCGGCTGCGCTGATCGCCCGTGACCAGCTGGAACATGCAGCTGCCGAATTGTCCACCCACAACAATGGCCGAATTGTCAAAATCCTCAGCGACTCCGTACAGGCCGCGCTGACCAATGAGCTGACACCGGCGGAAGCCCTGCAGAAAGCGCAGGATGAAGCGGACCAGGCCCTGGCTTCTTTTAATAAGTAA
- a CDS encoding glycoside hydrolase family 5 protein yields MKFFRMKLLQTAFLAILLGLVLPGCSGTGNDSGSGNKINDKGGENMEAEAKEDVYEQARALGRGVNLGNALDAPFEGEWDMVIQEEYFGLIREKGFQSVRVPIRYSNKTQAEAPYTIDEAFMERVDWVVEQSLEEGLKVIVDLHHFDEMLSDPAGNKDRLLAIWDQVSHRYSDQPKQVYYEVLNEPNTAITPVLWNEYLIEAIAVIRSNDPGRTLIVGGGEWNSIDGLYKLELPEDDRNIIATFHYYSPILVTHQGAEWMTAEYGTTGLTWPGPPAEPVAPVTAAQEVDWVSGFFNDYNTKPAADNPAGMAALIRDLERAAQWGKDHDRPLFLGEFGVYSTADTVSRIAWTKAVRSEAERLDMSWSYWEFGASFGLYDRTAGLWREELVEALLPGGE; encoded by the coding sequence TTGAAATTCTTCAGAATGAAACTGCTGCAGACGGCATTCCTAGCTATTCTGCTGGGTCTGGTGCTTCCGGGCTGTTCCGGCACAGGAAATGATAGCGGCAGCGGGAATAAAATCAATGACAAAGGCGGGGAAAACATGGAGGCAGAGGCGAAAGAGGATGTGTATGAACAGGCCCGGGCACTGGGGCGGGGCGTGAATCTGGGCAATGCGCTGGATGCTCCATTCGAAGGAGAATGGGATATGGTGATCCAGGAGGAATATTTCGGGCTAATTCGTGAAAAAGGCTTCCAGAGCGTGCGTGTACCGATCCGCTACTCGAACAAAACGCAGGCAGAAGCCCCCTACACCATCGATGAGGCTTTTATGGAGCGGGTCGATTGGGTGGTGGAGCAGAGTCTGGAGGAGGGACTGAAGGTCATCGTCGACCTGCATCATTTCGATGAGATGCTAAGCGACCCGGCAGGCAATAAGGACCGCCTGCTGGCGATTTGGGATCAGGTGTCCCACAGATACAGCGATCAGCCGAAGCAGGTGTATTATGAGGTGCTCAATGAGCCGAACACGGCAATTACCCCGGTGCTGTGGAACGAATATCTGATCGAAGCCATTGCAGTGATCCGTAGCAATGATCCCGGGCGGACCCTGATCGTCGGCGGAGGCGAGTGGAACAGCATCGACGGCCTGTATAAGCTGGAGCTGCCGGAGGATGACCGCAACATTATAGCGACCTTCCATTACTACAGCCCGATTCTGGTCACGCATCAAGGCGCGGAATGGATGACAGCCGAGTATGGAACGACCGGCCTTACCTGGCCTGGTCCGCCTGCCGAGCCGGTAGCTCCGGTAACCGCGGCACAGGAGGTCGATTGGGTTAGCGGCTTCTTCAACGATTATAATACGAAACCCGCTGCGGACAACCCGGCCGGAATGGCGGCCTTGATTCGTGATCTGGAACGGGCGGCGCAGTGGGGCAAAGACCATGACAGGCCGCTCTTCCTGGGAGAATTCGGGGTATACAGCACAGCAGATACCGTTTCGCGCATTGCCTGGACGAAGGCGGTACGGTCGGAAGCGGAGCGTCTTGACATGTCATGGTCCTATTGGGAATTCGGGGCATCGTTTGGGCTGTATGATCGCACGGCAGGGCTATGGAGAGAGGAATTGGTTGAGGCGCTTTTACCGGGTGGAGAATAG